From the Deltaproteobacteria bacterium genome, the window ACCGATATCCCGGTGGTGCTGCGCGTCTCGGGCGGCACGTCGATCCTCGGCAATCTCGCCGACGAGGCGACGACTGTCTCCATGCGCGACGCCCTGCGCCTCAACGTCGCCGGCGTGGCCCTCTCCATATTCGTGGGCTCGGAGCTCGAAAAGCAGACGCTCAAGGCCCTGGCCGACCTCGTGGACGAGGGCACCGACTACGGCGTGCCCGTGCTGGCCGTGACGGCCGTGGGCAAGGATATGGCCCGCGACGCAAGGTACCTGGGACTGGCAAGCCGCATAGCCGCCGAACTCGGGGCCCACTTCGTCAAGACCTACTACTGCGAGGACTTCGAAAAGGTCGTGCGAAGCTGTCCAGTGCCCATCGTCATAGCGGGCGGAAAGAAGATACCGGAGCGCGACGCCCTGGAGCTTGCCTACAACGCCGTGCGCAGCGGCGCCGTG encodes:
- a CDS encoding 3-hydroxy-5-phosphonooxypentane-2,4-dione thiolase, translated to MTGLFRDISQQGCVNKEEFAMDWGMQNRLSRVIKPDTGRTVMLAVDHGYFLGPTTGLEEPARIIKPLLPYADTLMPTRGVLRACVDPDTDIPVVLRVSGGTSILGNLADEATTVSMRDALRLNVAGVALSIFVGSELEKQTLKALADLVDEGTDYGVPVLAVTAVGKDMARDARYLGLASRIAAELGAHFVKTYYCEDFEKVVRSCPVPIVIAGGKKIPERDALELAYNAVRSGAVGVDMGRNIFQSDNPVPMIRAVREVVHNNATPDQAYDLYNTLANEKKSA